One Lachnospiraceae bacterium C1.1 genomic region harbors:
- the queA gene encoding tRNA preQ1(34) S-adenosylmethionine ribosyltransferase-isomerase QueA, which produces MSEELLKKDYYYDLPEELIAQDPLEKRDNSRLMVLDKDTGAFEHKVFHDIIDYLNPGDCLVMNNTRVIPARLLGVKEDTGAAVEILLLKRKSDNVWETIVRPGKKLRPGARVVFGDGLLKAEIIDIVDEGDRLVKFEYDGIFEEILDKLGEMPLPPYITHKLQNRDRYNTVYAKFDGSAAAPTAGLHFTSELLKKIEEKGVKLVYVTLHVGLGTFRPVKEENLTNHHMHSEFYMVTKEAADTINAVKASGSGRVICVGTTSCRTIESASDENGIVHPTSGQETDIFIYPGYKFKVLDGLITNFHLPESTLIMLVSALAGREHVLNAYAEAVREKYRFFSFGDAMFIESRK; this is translated from the coding sequence ATGAGTGAAGAATTATTAAAAAAAGATTATTATTATGACTTGCCGGAAGAGCTTATAGCTCAGGATCCTCTGGAAAAAAGAGATAACTCGAGACTGATGGTCCTTGATAAGGATACAGGTGCATTTGAACATAAAGTGTTTCACGATATTATAGACTATCTCAATCCGGGAGACTGCCTTGTAATGAACAATACGAGAGTAATTCCTGCACGTCTTTTAGGTGTTAAGGAAGATACCGGGGCAGCGGTCGAGATACTGCTCTTAAAGCGCAAGTCTGATAATGTATGGGAGACCATAGTACGTCCGGGTAAAAAGCTTCGTCCGGGAGCAAGGGTAGTTTTCGGAGACGGTCTTTTGAAGGCTGAGATAATTGATATCGTAGATGAGGGTGACAGACTTGTAAAATTTGAATATGATGGTATATTTGAAGAAATACTGGACAAATTAGGAGAAATGCCTCTTCCGCCCTATATTACACATAAGCTTCAGAATCGTGATCGTTACAATACTGTTTATGCAAAATTTGATGGTTCGGCAGCGGCACCGACAGCGGGGCTGCATTTTACATCGGAACTCCTGAAAAAAATAGAAGAAAAAGGTGTAAAGCTTGTCTACGTGACACTTCATGTCGGGCTTGGAACCTTCAGACCGGTAAAGGAAGAAAATCTCACAAACCACCATATGCATTCCGAATTTTATATGGTAACAAAAGAGGCTGCAGATACGATAAATGCTGTTAAGGCATCCGGCAGCGGAAGGGTTATCTGTGTCGGAACAACCAGCTGCAGGACAATAGAATCCGCTTCAGATGAAAACGGCATCGTGCATCCGACATCGGGACAGGAGACGGACATATTTATCTATCCCGGTTATAAGTTCAAGGTACTGGATGGGCTTATAACCAATTTCCATCTGCCGGAGTCTACGCTGATAATGCTTGTTTCTGCGCTTGCCGGAAGAGAACATGTACTGAACGCATATGCAGAAGCTGTTAGAGAAAAATATAGATTTTTCAGCTTTGGGGATGCGATGTTTATAGAATCTCGTAAATAA
- the pheT gene encoding phenylalanine--tRNA ligase subunit beta, translating to MNTSFNWIKELVPGLDCTAQEYMDAMTLSGTKGEGYTVLNKNLDKIVVGEVLSMEKHPDSDHLIICQVNIGTETIQIVTGAQNLKVGDKVPTVLDGGKVAGGHDGSTPPENGIEIKAGKLRGVPSAGMMCAIEELGSSREVFPDAPEDGIYVFPADADVKPGDDAVHALGLDDTIHEYEVTSNRVDCYSVLGIAREAAATFNLKFVPPVVPETGNNASEKSSDHIKVTIEDKDLCSRYVGRVVKDIKIEESPEWMKKRLRSAGIRPINNLVDITNYVMIEYGQPMHAFDLSTIAGNEIIVRRAKDGETFTTLDGQERKLDHDVIMICDGEKEIAIGGIMGGQNSMITGDVKTVLFEAATFNGPNIRKSAKRIGLRTDASGMFEKGLDPNNAMDAINRACALVEELGCGTVLNGAVDVHDELPTEAVIKFEPERINDFLGTNVEVSDMLDYFKRLEIVYDESSNTLKCPTFRQDLKSFADISEEVARFYGYDKIPTTLPDSGATAGKLSFAMRVENEIRNVAEFAGYSEAFEYSFESPKVFDKLLLLEDAPERKTIKISNPLGEDFSVMRTLTLNGMLTSLALNFNRRNKNVKLYEMGKIYLPNPDSSKLPDERRQLTLGFYGDGDFYTLKGVVEEVLASVGLKSRVDYDPEAGKTFMHPGRQANIIYENEVIGFLGEIHPEVCDNYDMKTRVYIAVLDMPKIVEKATFDRHFFGIAKFPAVTRDISMLVPKSVTAGEIDAILMQRGGKILEDFSLFDIYEGEQVKEGCKSMAYSLSFRDKERTLSDDDVNGAMKKILNGLEGLGAELRS from the coding sequence ATGAATACTTCATTTAACTGGATAAAGGAGCTCGTGCCGGGACTTGATTGCACAGCTCAGGAATATATGGATGCAATGACTCTTTCCGGAACAAAGGGAGAGGGATATACCGTTCTTAATAAAAACCTTGACAAGATCGTAGTGGGAGAAGTGCTTTCAATGGAAAAGCACCCTGATTCTGATCATCTTATTATCTGTCAGGTAAATATTGGAACTGAAACAATCCAGATCGTTACAGGTGCCCAGAACCTTAAGGTTGGAGATAAGGTTCCTACAGTTCTTGACGGAGGAAAGGTTGCCGGAGGACACGATGGAAGCACTCCGCCGGAAAACGGAATTGAGATAAAAGCAGGCAAACTCAGAGGTGTTCCTTCAGCAGGTATGATGTGTGCCATAGAAGAGCTTGGATCTTCGAGAGAAGTCTTCCCTGATGCACCGGAAGACGGAATCTACGTATTTCCTGCAGATGCCGATGTAAAGCCCGGAGATGATGCAGTTCATGCACTTGGTCTTGATGATACGATTCATGAATATGAGGTAACCTCAAATCGTGTAGACTGCTATTCTGTGCTTGGAATCGCAAGAGAGGCTGCAGCGACCTTTAACCTTAAATTTGTACCGCCTGTAGTTCCTGAGACAGGAAACAATGCTTCAGAAAAGTCATCTGATCATATTAAGGTAACTATTGAAGATAAAGACCTTTGCAGCAGATATGTTGGCAGGGTAGTTAAAGATATCAAGATAGAAGAGTCTCCCGAATGGATGAAAAAGAGACTTAGAAGTGCAGGGATCAGACCTATTAATAACTTAGTAGATATAACAAACTATGTAATGATCGAGTATGGTCAGCCTATGCATGCTTTTGATCTTTCAACTATTGCAGGTAATGAAATAATTGTCCGTCGTGCAAAGGATGGAGAGACATTTACAACACTTGATGGTCAGGAGAGAAAACTTGACCACGACGTAATAATGATCTGTGATGGCGAGAAAGAGATCGCTATCGGCGGAATCATGGGTGGTCAGAATTCGATGATCACAGGTGACGTTAAGACTGTTCTTTTTGAGGCAGCTACATTTAACGGACCTAATATCCGAAAGTCTGCAAAGAGAATCGGTCTCAGAACAGACGCTTCAGGAATGTTTGAAAAAGGACTTGACCCTAACAATGCAATGGATGCGATCAACAGAGCATGTGCGCTCGTTGAAGAACTTGGATGCGGCACAGTCTTAAATGGTGCAGTAGATGTTCATGACGAGCTTCCTACAGAGGCAGTTATAAAGTTTGAGCCTGAGAGGATCAACGATTTCCTTGGCACAAACGTTGAAGTTTCTGATATGCTCGATTATTTCAAAAGACTTGAGATCGTCTATGATGAGAGCAGCAATACACTTAAGTGTCCTACATTCAGACAGGATCTTAAGAGCTTTGCGGATATTTCAGAGGAAGTTGCAAGATTCTACGGATATGATAAGATTCCGACAACACTTCCGGATTCAGGCGCTACAGCAGGAAAGCTTTCTTTTGCAATGCGTGTTGAGAATGAAATAAGAAATGTTGCAGAATTTGCAGGTTATTCAGAAGCATTTGAATATTCATTTGAAAGCCCTAAGGTATTTGATAAGCTCCTTCTTCTTGAAGATGCACCAGAGAGAAAGACTATTAAAATCTCAAATCCGCTCGGAGAGGATTTCTCTGTAATGAGAACCCTTACACTTAACGGGATGCTTACATCTCTTGCACTTAACTTCAACAGAAGAAACAAGAATGTTAAGCTTTATGAGATGGGAAAGATTTATCTTCCTAATCCTGATAGTTCAAAACTACCCGATGAGAGACGCCAGCTTACGCTTGGTTTCTATGGTGACGGAGATTTCTATACATTAAAGGGTGTTGTTGAAGAGGTTCTTGCGAGCGTGGGTCTTAAATCCAGAGTAGACTATGATCCTGAAGCCGGAAAGACCTTCATGCATCCGGGACGACAGGCAAATATCATTTATGAAAATGAAGTTATTGGTTTCCTCGGAGAGATCCATCCGGAGGTCTGCGATAACTATGATATGAAGACAAGAGTTTATATTGCGGTTCTGGATATGCCTAAGATTGTAGAAAAGGCTACATTTGACAGACATTTCTTCGGAATTGCCAAATTCCCGGCAGTTACAAGGGATATATCAATGCTTGTTCCGAAGAGTGTTACAGCCGGTGAGATAGATGCGATCCTCATGCAGAGAGGCGGAAAGATACTTGAAGACTTCTCACTTTTCGATATTTATGAGGGAGAGCAGGTTAAGGAAGGCTGCAAGTCAATGGCTTACTCCTTAAGCTTCAGGGACAAAGAGCGTACTCTTTCAGATGATGATGTAAACGGAGCAATGAAGAAGATTCTTAATGGTCTGGAGGGACTTGGAGCAGAGCTTCGTTCATGA
- a CDS encoding alanine--tRNA ligase-related protein → MAIKATERIYERDSYIYEFDAVVEDCVLNEDGSYRLVLNRTAFFPEGGGQEADSGIIMSTEDDSAPVDVVDVQINDDGIIEHKVEKFFTKGCNVHGIVNFEKRFDRMQQHTGEHIFSGIAHHYFECDNVGFHLSDDSVTLDLNKKLSERAVATIEAKANAAIRQNIKVVAEYPDDIRLHKMGFRRKDGISGAIRVVTIGNVDSCACCAPHLKTTAEVMMLKVQSVINYKDGVRISILCGMRALRQYNDYAHALGEMSHILSVKPLEVEDGLNRLIEEKNSLIIALKDKERELLDERISNLPSDVKNVCLFAENIDKFVMRSKVNELTSGRTGYNAIFDGNDEAGYSFIIGSRDKDTRKALELLTERFSAKGGGKEEMVQGSVKADREDIKNLFSGLD, encoded by the coding sequence ATGGCTATAAAAGCAACTGAGAGAATATACGAAAGAGATTCATATATATATGAATTTGATGCCGTTGTTGAGGACTGTGTGCTTAATGAAGATGGCAGCTACAGGCTCGTTCTTAATAGAACGGCATTCTTTCCGGAGGGCGGAGGTCAGGAAGCCGACAGCGGTATAATAATGAGTACGGAAGATGATTCTGCACCTGTGGATGTTGTAGATGTCCAGATAAACGATGATGGCATTATAGAGCACAAAGTAGAAAAATTCTTTACAAAGGGCTGCAATGTTCATGGCATAGTTAATTTTGAAAAACGTTTTGACAGAATGCAGCAGCATACCGGAGAGCATATATTTTCCGGAATAGCACATCACTATTTTGAATGCGATAATGTTGGATTTCATCTGAGCGATGACAGCGTAACATTAGACCTTAATAAAAAACTTTCTGAAAGAGCGGTAGCGACTATCGAAGCTAAGGCCAATGCAGCAATACGACAGAACATAAAGGTTGTGGCTGAGTATCCTGACGATATCAGGCTCCATAAAATGGGATTCCGGCGAAAGGATGGCATAAGCGGTGCAATAAGGGTTGTAACTATCGGGAACGTTGACTCCTGTGCATGCTGTGCACCGCATCTTAAAACTACAGCAGAAGTAATGATGCTTAAAGTACAGTCGGTGATAAATTATAAAGATGGTGTCAGGATAAGCATATTGTGCGGTATGAGAGCATTAAGACAGTATAATGATTATGCGCATGCACTGGGTGAAATGTCACATATATTAAGTGTTAAACCACTGGAAGTTGAGGATGGGCTTAACAGACTTATAGAAGAAAAAAACAGCCTTATAATCGCACTCAAAGACAAAGAACGTGAATTACTGGATGAGAGAATTTCAAACTTGCCCTCTGACGTAAAAAATGTATGTCTTTTTGCTGAAAATATTGATAAATTTGTAATGAGAAGTAAGGTAAATGAGCTTACATCAGGGAGAACAGGCTATAATGCGATCTTTGATGGAAATGATGAGGCAGGATATTCATTCATAATCGGTTCCCGGGATAAGGATACTCGCAAAGCACTGGAGCTCCTTACAGAAAGATTTTCAGCAAAAGGAGGCGGAAAAGAAGAAATGGTACAGGGGTCAGTCAAGGCAGACAGAGAAGATATAAAAAATCTGTTTTCTGGATTGGATTAA
- the truA gene encoding tRNA pseudouridine(38-40) synthase TruA: protein MMQNYRLEIEYDGTRYYGWEHQPNVDTIQGKLENVLAEMCSIKAENIELNGAGRTDAGVHAKDMTANVKLNTDKTTLEIRDYLNRYLPEDIAVTSVEKAGERFHARYNASGKTYRYSIYDGKVKPVFDRRYYTPLENELDIDAMRSAAGYLIGEHDFKSFCGNPKMKKSTVRKIDKIDILRSGGYVYISIHGSGFLQNMVRIISGTLIEIGLHKRPADEMKTILEARDRQKAGYTAPAKGLCLIKTDYD, encoded by the coding sequence ATCATGCAGAATTACAGACTTGAAATAGAATATGACGGAACACGGTATTACGGATGGGAGCATCAGCCAAATGTTGATACAATACAGGGGAAATTAGAGAATGTCCTGGCAGAAATGTGTTCCATAAAAGCAGAAAATATAGAACTTAACGGTGCAGGACGGACGGATGCGGGAGTACACGCAAAAGACATGACCGCTAATGTCAAATTAAATACTGATAAAACTACTTTGGAAATACGCGACTACCTTAACCGCTATCTTCCCGAGGATATTGCAGTTACTTCGGTTGAAAAAGCCGGGGAAAGATTTCACGCGCGATACAATGCCAGCGGAAAGACTTATCGTTACAGCATTTACGACGGTAAGGTAAAACCTGTCTTTGATCGCAGATACTATACTCCTCTGGAGAACGAGCTCGATATCGATGCTATGAGATCAGCGGCAGGATACCTTATAGGAGAACATGATTTCAAGAGTTTCTGCGGAAATCCCAAGATGAAAAAAAGTACGGTAAGAAAAATTGATAAGATCGATATTTTAAGAAGCGGCGGATATGTTTATATAAGTATTCACGGAAGCGGCTTTCTCCAGAATATGGTCAGGATCATAAGCGGAACCCTTATAGAGATCGGTCTTCATAAACGTCCCGCAGATGAAATGAAAACCATACTTGAAGCCCGCGACCGTCAGAAGGCCGGATATACCGCACCCGCAAAAGGTCTCTGTCTTATAAAAACTGATTATGATTAA
- a CDS encoding FAD-dependent oxidoreductase, which yields MKLKKVMSILAVGTLTLAMIAGCGTSGGGTTAGTTADGGAAQGGAGYTPGTYTGTAEGKNGTITVEVELTEDAIKSVKVTDHQETEGIADPAIEQIPQAIVDSQSVTVDAVSGATITSDAIMEAVKAAIESSGADASAVTSSEGESAPVENQAVTFTAGTYTGTATGYNGPVELDVTFTDSAIENIEVKSSKETAHIGDIAYEPMFADAIEATGSGVDAISGATFTSAAVRNALNDAAEQAGCSDLAAFQKNKVSHEAGEKITGEYDVIVVGAGGAGMAAAAQAAQNGDKVLVIEKNAEIGGNTLASGGQYQSVMPYLVWDEKDPDATTGVYEKTGESYDKVTNQAKGNLDVLRTIENWSEEPFDASYFDDHEYVAGDIEDLSKAGVHEDYLPILKTLKSQIKSYLEWADAEIKAGKNEEDLTLFSTLELHEFQTYYGGLRQSSDGKEWIYGDVELVKQFIEDGQGLKEWLEDQGALFDEGKQLTLIGALWYRENMQLGADFDGDGKVDEGTSGNWGAYFLPVQKTLEDNGGEIMLRTTANELITDGSRVTGVKAQQYDGTEVEVTATKGVVISTGGYANNIEMVQETNLYWEPSYINDKTESTNRGSLMGDGIKMGEAVEAATTGEGWTQMMPISWVDNGDLAFGSGAPCVYINPTTGKRFVNETSERDVLSLGEFRNGTEVDGTQGVFLEISNAESVIWPYAYATRDADGNVTFNNEDVEMRQYVRTVDQLGDLFKELGWVEADAETVKAEIEAYDKAFINDTMDKLDIPKTGASTLIGSAEKDSEGKYDESTYKLDDVPLRIRVMAPSTHHTMGGLKVDTDRHVLKEDGSVIEGLYAAGEVTGGIHGGNRLGGNAIVEIYVSGRTAANAIDADNK from the coding sequence ATGAAATTGAAAAAAGTCATGTCAATCCTTGCGGTGGGAACTTTAACCCTGGCAATGATTGCGGGCTGCGGGACATCAGGCGGCGGAACTACTGCCGGCACAACAGCTGATGGTGGAGCCGCTCAAGGCGGAGCAGGTTATACTCCGGGAACTTACACAGGTACTGCTGAGGGAAAAAATGGTACTATTACGGTGGAAGTTGAACTTACAGAGGATGCGATCAAATCTGTAAAGGTTACTGATCATCAGGAGACAGAGGGGATCGCAGATCCTGCGATCGAGCAGATCCCTCAGGCTATTGTAGATTCACAGTCAGTGACAGTCGATGCGGTAAGTGGTGCGACAATTACTTCCGATGCCATTATGGAAGCAGTTAAGGCAGCCATCGAGTCCAGCGGAGCAGATGCTTCAGCTGTGACATCATCTGAGGGAGAGAGCGCACCGGTAGAAAATCAGGCAGTTACATTTACAGCCGGCACATATACCGGAACAGCCACAGGATATAATGGACCTGTAGAACTGGATGTTACTTTTACTGATTCTGCAATTGAAAATATAGAAGTTAAATCAAGTAAAGAGACAGCACATATAGGTGATATTGCTTACGAGCCAATGTTTGCTGATGCAATAGAGGCAACCGGCTCCGGAGTAGATGCCATTTCCGGAGCAACATTTACTTCAGCGGCTGTAAGAAATGCATTGAATGATGCTGCTGAACAGGCAGGATGTTCTGACCTTGCAGCATTTCAGAAGAATAAGGTTAGCCATGAAGCCGGAGAGAAGATCACAGGCGAATATGACGTTATAGTTGTTGGAGCAGGCGGTGCCGGAATGGCAGCAGCAGCTCAGGCAGCTCAGAACGGAGATAAAGTTCTTGTGATTGAGAAGAATGCTGAGATCGGTGGTAATACCTTAGCTTCCGGCGGACAGTATCAGAGCGTTATGCCATACCTTGTATGGGATGAAAAGGATCCTGATGCTACAACAGGTGTTTATGAAAAGACCGGTGAAAGCTATGATAAGGTTACAAATCAGGCAAAGGGCAATCTTGATGTTTTAAGAACTATTGAAAACTGGTCCGAGGAACCTTTTGATGCATCATATTTCGATGATCATGAATACGTAGCAGGTGATATTGAGGATCTTTCAAAGGCAGGTGTGCATGAGGATTATCTTCCAATCCTTAAAACTCTTAAATCACAGATCAAATCTTACCTTGAGTGGGCAGATGCTGAGATCAAGGCAGGTAAGAATGAAGAAGACCTGACACTTTTCTCTACACTTGAGCTTCATGAGTTCCAGACCTATTATGGCGGACTTCGTCAGAGCTCAGACGGAAAAGAATGGATCTACGGAGATGTAGAGCTTGTAAAACAGTTTATCGAAGACGGTCAGGGACTTAAAGAATGGCTCGAGGATCAGGGTGCACTCTTTGATGAGGGAAAACAGCTTACACTTATCGGAGCCCTCTGGTACAGAGAAAATATGCAGCTTGGTGCTGACTTTGACGGTGACGGAAAAGTTGATGAAGGAACTTCAGGAAACTGGGGCGCATATTTCCTTCCGGTACAGAAAACTTTAGAAGATAATGGCGGAGAGATCATGCTTAGAACAACTGCCAATGAACTTATTACAGACGGAAGCCGTGTAACAGGTGTAAAAGCGCAGCAGTATGACGGCACTGAAGTTGAAGTTACAGCAACAAAGGGTGTAGTAATTTCCACAGGTGGTTATGCAAATAATATCGAGATGGTTCAGGAGACAAACCTTTACTGGGAGCCTTCTTACATCAATGATAAGACAGAGTCCACAAACAGAGGAAGCCTTATGGGCGATGGCATAAAGATGGGCGAGGCTGTTGAAGCAGCTACTACCGGTGAAGGCTGGACACAGATGATGCCTATCTCATGGGTAGATAACGGAGACCTTGCATTTGGTTCCGGTGCTCCATGCGTTTACATCAATCCTACAACAGGTAAGAGATTTGTAAATGAGACCTCAGAGAGAGACGTTCTTTCACTTGGTGAATTCAGAAACGGTACAGAAGTAGATGGAACACAGGGTGTATTCCTTGAGATTTCTAATGCAGAATCAGTAATATGGCCATATGCATATGCTACAAGAGACGCAGACGGTAACGTTACATTTAACAATGAAGATGTTGAGATGCGCCAATATGTAAGAACTGTTGACCAGCTAGGCGATCTTTTCAAGGAGCTTGGATGGGTTGAGGCAGATGCAGAAACCGTAAAGGCTGAGATCGAGGCTTATGACAAGGCATTCATCAATGATACAATGGATAAGCTTGATATTCCGAAGACCGGTGCTTCGACACTTATCGGTAGTGCCGAAAAGGACAGCGAAGGAAAATATGATGAATCAACTTACAAGCTCGATGATGTTCCTTTGAGAATCCGTGTAATGGCTCCTTCAACTCATCATACAATGGGTGGTCTGAAGGTAGATACAGACAGACATGTCCTTAAAGAAGACGGTTCCGTGATCGAGGGACTTTATGCAGCAGGTGAAGTTACAGGTGGTATCCACGGCGGTAACAGACTTGGCGGAAACGCTATCGTAGAAATCTATGTAAGCGGACGTACAGCAGCCAATGCCATTGATGCTGACAATAAATAA
- a CDS encoding DMT family transporter yields MKRSLKGFVALLVTTLIWGSAFVAQTSASDTVGAFAFNAGRALFATVFLSLFIFIRSKFSYGYKAPKQQDSVTGGIVCGLSLYIATNLQQFGIGLYPEGVAASGRSGFLTTVYVVIVAVSVLFIKKTLSFLTVISAFICLGGMYLLSLANGIENIYSADIPLLLCAVAFAIYIMMIDHFVQADPIVMSCVQFAIVFVLSAISALVFENNTWDSISGALFPIAYAGIFSSGIAYTLQIVGQKYIEPAAASIIMSLEAVFAAFFGWMILGERLNLRELAGCALVFTAIILSQLPAAVKKLKHKTGI; encoded by the coding sequence ATGAAAAGAAGCTTAAAGGGCTTTGTTGCCCTTCTCGTAACAACTTTGATCTGGGGAAGTGCCTTTGTTGCACAGACCTCAGCTTCAGATACCGTCGGCGCCTTTGCCTTTAATGCCGGCAGGGCCTTATTTGCCACAGTCTTTCTGTCCCTATTTATTTTTATAAGATCAAAGTTCAGTTACGGATATAAAGCCCCAAAACAGCAAGATTCCGTAACAGGCGGCATTGTCTGCGGTCTATCTCTTTATATCGCAACCAACCTTCAGCAATTCGGGATCGGACTTTATCCGGAGGGCGTTGCAGCCTCGGGCAGATCCGGCTTCCTTACGACTGTTTATGTTGTTATTGTCGCTGTTTCAGTTCTTTTTATTAAAAAAACGCTTTCTTTTCTGACAGTAATATCAGCTTTTATATGTCTCGGCGGAATGTATCTTTTAAGCCTTGCGAACGGTATCGAAAACATATACAGCGCAGATATACCGCTTCTTCTCTGTGCTGTTGCCTTTGCCATATATATTATGATGATCGATCATTTCGTTCAGGCAGATCCTATCGTCATGTCCTGCGTACAATTTGCAATTGTTTTCGTATTATCTGCTATATCAGCTTTGGTCTTTGAAAATAATACATGGGATTCGATTTCAGGAGCACTGTTTCCTATCGCCTATGCAGGGATTTTTTCCAGCGGCATCGCCTACACTCTTCAAATAGTCGGACAAAAATATATTGAACCCGCTGCAGCATCAATAATTATGAGCCTGGAAGCTGTATTTGCAGCATTTTTTGGATGGATGATACTTGGAGAACGCCTAAATCTCCGCGAGCTTGCCGGATGTGCGCTTGTTTTTACAGCGATCATACTCTCACAACTGCCTGCGGCTGTAAAAAAACTAAAACACAAGACTGGTATTTAG
- the mnmA gene encoding tRNA 2-thiouridine(34) synthase MnmA yields MADKKRALIAMSGGVDSSIAAYLMQREGFDCRGAMMKLYKPDCPKAVFNTDAEDAKAVADRIGIPFDLLNFEEEFKDKIIEKFIRVYEEGGTPNPCVDCNRYIKFSKMLEFAAEKDCNYIVTGHYARIKKDPDSGRYILKKAVDLTKDQSYVLYNLTQEELAHIKLPLGEMTKDEARKLAEENGFVNAHKKDSQDICFVPDGDYVSFIESYKGKSYKEGNFIDKDGNILGRHKGAIHYTKGQRKGLGIAAGHPIYVSSKNMTDNTVTVGEEEDLFADSCIVEDLNWIAFDELKSELRCKVKLRYRQAEKDCTLLPQENGRVKVLLDEAQRAITAGQAAVFYDGENVIGGGTIVE; encoded by the coding sequence ATGGCTGATAAAAAAAGAGCATTGATAGCAATGAGCGGCGGTGTGGACAGTTCCATCGCCGCTTATCTTATGCAGAGAGAAGGATTTGACTGTAGAGGGGCGATGATGAAATTATATAAGCCTGACTGCCCTAAAGCTGTATTTAATACTGACGCAGAAGATGCCAAAGCAGTAGCTGACAGAATAGGTATTCCTTTTGATCTGCTGAATTTCGAAGAGGAATTTAAGGATAAAATAATAGAAAAGTTTATAAGGGTATATGAAGAAGGAGGAACTCCGAATCCCTGCGTAGACTGCAACAGATATATAAAATTTTCAAAAATGCTGGAATTTGCTGCTGAAAAAGACTGTAACTACATAGTTACCGGCCATTATGCAAGGATAAAAAAAGATCCTGACAGCGGCAGATATATCTTAAAAAAGGCTGTAGATCTTACAAAAGATCAGAGCTATGTTCTATATAATCTTACACAGGAAGAACTGGCACATATTAAGCTTCCTCTTGGAGAGATGACAAAGGATGAGGCAAGAAAATTAGCCGAAGAAAACGGTTTTGTAAATGCTCATAAAAAAGACAGCCAGGATATATGCTTTGTACCGGATGGTGATTATGTTTCCTTTATAGAATCTTATAAGGGTAAAAGTTATAAAGAGGGCAATTTTATAGACAAAGACGGAAATATACTTGGCAGGCATAAAGGTGCGATACATTATACAAAGGGTCAGAGAAAAGGCCTTGGAATAGCTGCAGGTCATCCCATATATGTATCGTCTAAAAATATGACAGATAATACCGTGACAGTAGGAGAGGAAGAAGATCTCTTTGCCGATAGCTGTATTGTAGAGGATCTGAACTGGATAGCTTTTGATGAGCTTAAATCCGAACTCAGATGTAAGGTAAAACTGAGATACCGCCAGGCAGAAAAGGACTGTACCCTTTTGCCTCAGGAAAATGGGAGAGTCAAAGTTCTTTTAGATGAGGCGCAGCGTGCAATAACCGCAGGGCAGGCAGCAGTATTTTATGATGGCGAAAATGTTATTGGTGGAGGAACTATTGTAGAGTAG